In Streptomyces sp. TLI_146, the genomic stretch TCATGCAGTTGTAGAGGATCTCGTCCTCGGTCCAGGCGCGGCCGTTCATCTCCGCCTTGAGCAGTCGGCTGACCAGGTCCGGGCCGGGGTTCTTGCGGCGTGCGCGCAGGACCTCCGCGAAGAACTCGAAGATATCGGCCTGCGTCATGGCGAGGACCAGGCGCTCGTCCTCCGCCGGGTCCCCGAAGTGGGGGTCCCGGAAGCCGATCATGCGGCGCGTCATGCCGATCAGCTCGTGGGCGTCCTGGTACGACACCCCGGTGATGGCCATCACCGCGCCCGCGGGGAGTTCGGTCGCCACATCCGTGGAGAAGTCACAGCCGCCGTCGGCCAGCGCTCGCTCCAGGGCCGCCGTGACCAGCCGGGTGACCTGCTCCGCGACTTTGCGCAGCATGTCCTGGCTGAACGCCCAGTGCAGTTGCTGGCGGATCATCCGGTGCCGGGGCAGATCCGTGGCGACCATCATCAGCCCGGCCGAGGGGTCCTTCTCGCTGCGGAACGAACCGCCGAGCATGGGCCCGCTCTCGGAGCTGAAGCCGGTGTGGTCGAGATACACCTGGGAGATGTCCTCGTACCCGGTCAGCGCCCAGAAGCCGGCGCCGTCCTGACCGGTCTCATGCCAGTGGACCGGGTCGTTCTCACGTAGCCACGCCAGCATCGCGTGGTGTTCCTGGCGGACGAACCGATCGGGGTCGGTCAGGTCCACGATGGGCCGGGTCACGGGCGCACCGCCTCCTTGCGGTCACGTATGAGAGCGGCGAGGGTCTCCAGCCGGCTGGTGGTCAGTACCTCCCGGGAGCTGAGTGTGACCCCCAGCTCCTTGGAGACCCGCCGCAGCAGCCTGAAGGACAGCAGGGAGTTGCCGCCCAGCTCGAAGAAGTCGTCGGTGGCACCGGCCCGTTCGACCGCCAGGAGCTCCTGCCAGATACCCGCCAGATAGCGCTCCTCCTCATCACGCGGGGCGATGTACGCGGCGTCGCGCCTCTGATGCTCCGCGACGACGTGCCGCAGCTGGTCCAGATCACGCTTGCCGTGGGCCGTGGCGGGGATCTCGGGGACCCTGATCAGCGCGCTGGGAACCATGAAATCGGGCAGTGCCGCCTCGGCGTGCTCGCGCAGTGCGCTCAGCGAGACAGGGCCGTCGGCGACGACCAGTCCCACCAGGTGGCGGTCCTCCCCCTCTCCCACGGGAAGCACGGCCACCTCGCGTACATCGCCGTGCCGTGCCAGCGTCCGCTCGACCTCACGGGGCTCGACCCGGTATCCGCGGATCTTGACCTGGTCGTCGGTGCGCCCCAGGTAGTGCAGCCGGCCTTCCGCGTCGAGGCGGACGAGATCACCGGTCGCGTACATCCGGCTGCCGTCAGCGGCGAACGGGTCGTACGGGAACCGCTCGTCGGTGAGCTCGGGCTGGTCGAGATAGCCGAGCGCGACCCCGGAACCGGCCACGTACAGTTCGCCGGGTTCACCCGGCTCCACCTCGGCACGGGAGGAGACGTCGAGCACCCGCAGGGTGGCCCCGCGCAGTGGCCGGCCGATCGGGACGGAACCCGCGTCCGGCGCCAGCTCCCGTACCTCGTACGCCGCGCATGCCGTGGTCGCCTCGGTGGGGCCGTACAGGTTGAACAGGCGTCCGGAGAACGAGCCGGCCAGCAGATCACGGCAGGCCTGCGGGAGGATGACGTCCCCGCCCGTGCACAGGATGCGCAGGGGTGAGAACGCGTCCCGGTCCTCGCGTACCACATGGTTGAAGGCCATGGTGGGCACCAGCATGGCGCTGATCCGGTGGCGCCGGAGTTCGCGCTGGATGTCGCGGCCCACCAGGTCGGGCATGGTCGGCAGGACCACGATCTCGGCCCCGCCCGCGAAAGCGCACCAGGTCTCGTAGTGGAAGGCGTCGAAGGAAAGGCTCGACACATGGCCCACCCGGTCCTCGGGGCCGAGCCGGGGCAAGGTGTCGTCGCAGGCGAACTGGTGCAGGTTCCCGTGGGTCAGGACCACGGCCTTGGGGGTGCCGGACGAGCCGGATGTGAAGAGCAGGGCGGCCGGGTCACTCGCGCCGACGGGCTCCTGCGGACCCGACGGCGGGTCCGTTTCCGCCGCGGCGTCCGGAAGGTCCGCGAGGTGGATCGACTTGACGCCGAGTCCGGCCAGGTGTCCGCTGTCGGGCGAGTCGGTCACCACCAGCGCCGGCTTGCTCCGGGTGATCATCAAGTCGCGGCGGGCATCGGGGTACCGGGTGTCGACGGGCACGTAGGCCGCGCCGGTCTTGAGGACCGCGAGCAGGGTGACGAACACCTGGACTCCGCGCTCAAGGTGGTAGGCGACGCGATCGCCGCGCCGCACACCGGCACCGCGCAGCCGCGCGGCGAGTGCGTCGGAGGCCCGGTCGAGCTCCCGGTAGCTCAGGTTCGTCCGGTCGTCCCGGACAGCGGGCCGGTCGCCGTGCCGCAGAACGGTTTCCCGGAACAGTTCGTTCAAGGTCGCCCCGCACACCGGCTGGTCAGGGAGGGAAGTGTTCAGTTCCACTGCTTCAGAGTTTCTGGCTCGGGGGCACCGAGGTGACGGTGCGACATGGTGGGCGGAGGATTCAGAAGTCGTAGTGCGTCGCACCCAGGCCCACTTCCTCACTGGCTCGTTCGCGGGAGACGGGAGTCGCGGGGCTCGTGCTCACCTCGCGCAGCAGCTGGACCAGCTGGTCGGCGAATTCCTCCGCCTCTTCAGCCGTCACCAGACAGTCGTCGTAGGTGAGATCCAGTCGCAGCAGGTCGCCGCGGCGGCTCGCGTACAGCCACAGGTCGCTGTTGGCGGGCAACCGGTCGGGCAGTACGTCCTCGACCACATAGGTCTCGGCGCGCATGCTCGCGTTCTCCCAGCTGACACCCAGGTCGAGCAGCAGGCTGCGGCCCGGGCCGCCGGGCAGCGCCATGCGCTCGGCGAGGACGTCGAACGGCAGCCGCGACTGCTCGTACGCCTCGAAGACACGGTCCTGGACGTGCTCCAGCAGTCCGCCCAGATCGGTCTGCGGCTCGAACTCCAGGCGCAGCGGGACGGCGTTGGCCAGATAGCCGATCAGTGGATCGGCGTCCGCGTGCCGACGCAGGCTGGCCGGGAATCCGACGACCAGGTCGCGGCTTCCGGTGGCCCGGTGGACGAGCGCCGTGAACGCGGTGACGGCCACGGCGAACGCGGTACCCATGGCCCCGTCCAGGACGGCGGCGGGCACTGTGCGCCGGGCCACACCGGCCTGTCCGCGCCGGGTGCCGCGCCGGGCGCCGTCCACCAGGTCGCCGTACTGCTCCACACCGGCCAGTCGCTCGCGCCAGAATTCCTCCTGCTCGCGGGCCTCTTCGCTGTCGAGCCAGGCGTGCTCCTCCGCGATCCAGTCCCGGTAGTCGTAACTCAGCGGCGGAAGTTCCGCCGGCTCCCCCGCGACCACCTGGTCGTAGGCGGTGAACAGGTCGGTGAGCAGCACCTCGACACTGGCACCGTCGTACACCAGGTGGTGTGCCGTGACGGTCAGCAGGTCGCCGCCACGCGTGCCCTGGAACAGCCGGATCTCCAGCAGAGCGGGCCGGCCCAGATCGAAGGAGACCTGCCGGGCCTCGCGCAGCGCGTCCATCACCTCGGGCCCCGCGGGTCCGCGTCGGGCAGGGCGACGACCGACAGCGGCGGGCCGTCGGGGAGGTGGTCCAGCACGACCAGCTCGGCCGACGCCCCTTGGGAGCGCACACAGGCACGCAGCATCGACTGCCGGGCCACGACGGCGTCCAGGGCCGTGCGCAGGGCGTCCGCGTCGATGCTGCGGCCGGTGTGGACCAGGTCGGAGATGATGAACGCGCCCGGCGTCTGCCGGCGCGAGGTCAGCCAGACCCGGCGCTGCGCACGCGACAGCGGGCCCGCCGCCCCGGCTCCGGGGCCGGCGCCCTGCCCCACCTCGACCACAGGAACGGCCGGCTCGGACGGCCGCCGCGGGGTGCGGACCGCGTCGTCCGCGACTGCCCGGGCCACTGCCCGGACGGTCGGCCGGGCGAAGACCGTCTTCACGGCCACCCCGAGTTCCTGGGCGATCCGGGCGGCGACCAGGCTGTGGCCCCCCAAGGAGAAGAGGTCGGCGTCGAGTTCGGTGACCGGCTTCCCCAGCAGCTCGGACCAGAGCCGCGCGACACGCTGTTCGGTCTCGGTCCAGGTCGCGTCCACGGCCGGGGCATCGGACGCCGGGGCGTCGAAGACCGGGGCGTCGGGCAGGGCCCGCCGGTCCAGCTTGCCGCTCGGCGAGAGCGGCAGCGCGTCCACCGTGACGAAGGCCTCGGGCACCATGAACGCGGGCAGCCGCTCGGCCGCGAACGCGCGCAGATCGGAGTGCGCCGCGCCGCCCACCACGTAGGCCACCAACCGCGGTTCGCCCGAAGCGCCGGGAGCGGCGACGACGGCGCAGGCACGGACCTCGGGGGCGAGTTCCAGGACGGCGGCGGTCTCGCCCGGCTCGACCCGGTTGCCGCGGATCTTGACCTGGTCGTCGATCCGGCCCAGGTAGCAGAGCGTGCCGTCGGGCAGCCACCGTGCGAGGTCCCCCGTGCGGTACATACGTGCGCCGTCCCGTTCGGGGTGCGCGACGAACCGCCGGGCGGTCAGCTCCGGGGATCCGAGGTAGCCGCGTGCCAGGCCCACACCGCCGACGCACAGTTCGCCGGGCGCGCCGAGGGGAACGAGACGGCCGTCCTCGTCGAGCACGTCGGCCCACCGGTCCGGCAGGGGCCGTCCGATGGGGACCGTCTCCTCGCCCGGGACGAGACGGTGCAGGGTCGAAAGGACGCTGTCCTCGCTGGGGCCGTACTCGTTGAAGAGATCGGAACCGGGCAGCAGCCGGGCGTGCCGGGCGGCCAGCGCCTCGGTGATCCGTTCCCCGCCCAGCACGACCTGCCGTACGGAACGCAGAGCGGGCCCCGCGTAGTCGAGCAGGAGCTGATAGAGGCTCGGCACCATCTGCGCGTGGGTGATCCCCTCCCGCTGGATGACCGCCGCGACCTCATCGGGGTCGAGCAGCTGGTCGCGGGTGATGACGACGAGCGGGGCCCCGGCCGCCAGAGCGGTGAAGACGTCGGAGATACCGGCATCGGCGTGCAGGGGATCGACCTGGAGTACGCGGGAGTCGGGCCCCAGACCGTAGTAGCCGATCCTGAAGAGCACGGTGTTGACGATCCCCCGATGCTCCACCATGACGCCCTTGGGGGTGCCGGTGGAGCCCGAGGTGTAGACCACGTAGGCGAGGTCGCGCGGGCCGGCGGCGGGGAAGGCGGGCGCGTCGCCCTGGGCGGTGGAGGAGGTCCGGGCCGCGACCACGGGTACGCCGGTCTCGGCCAGCGCGTTGCCCGGTATGCCGTCCGTCACCACGACGACGGCACCGCTGTCCCGGATCAGACCGGCCAGCCGGTGGTCGGGCTGCTCGGGGTCCAGGGGCAGGAAGGCGGACCCGGTCTTCAGGATGGCGAGGAGGGTCACCACCATCATCTCGGAGCGGACGCACGCGAAGGCCACCACGCGGTCCGGGCCGAGGGGACCGGCCGCCGCGATGCGGCGGGCCAACGCCTCGGCCGCGGCGTCGAGTTCGGCGTAGGTCAGGGTCTGTTCGCCGCAGCGCACCGCGGGCGCCTGTGGATGCCGGGCGGCCTGGGCTTCGACCAGGGCGAGCAGATTCCCGTCGGCGGCGAAGCCGCTGTCCCCGCCGGAGCCGAGGGCGAGCAGTTCCGCGTGCTGTTCCGGCGGGAGGGACCGGTACGCCCGCACCGGCTGGTCCGGGTCCGCCGCCAGACTCGCGAGCAGCAGGCCGAGGTGGTCGAGTACGCGACGGACGGCCCGCTCCTGGAGCACATCGGTACGGTAGGAGGCCGAGATCTCCAGGGTCCCGTCGGGCCGGGGCCGCCCCACGGCGATGGCCAGGTCCCCCGGGGCGCCGTGGGCGCCGGAGGGATCCTGGCGCACCGCGACGTCCAGGACGAGGTGGTGCTCGGCGCCCTGGTCCGCGGCCGGGCCGTCGGTGGACGCGAGGGCGGACACCTCGGCGTGCACCAGTTCGCGCAGGGTCCGGTCGCCGTCGACCGTACGGCGCACCACCTGGCGGGACGTCGGTCCCCCGGCCATCACGCCGAGCGCCACGTCCGCCTGTCCGCTCAGCCGTGCGAGCAGGACACGCACGACAGCGGCCGTCACCGCCAGCGGTGAGCCGCCGCACTCCGCGGCGAGCGCGGTGAGCCGCTCGGCGGCCGCCCGCTCCACGGTGACCCGCAGTTCCGCGCGGGCGTCGCCACCATCGGGACCGGGACGGCGGTCGAGCGGCGATTCCGCCGCGGGGCCCGCCGAAACCTGCTGCTCTTGGCCGACTTGTCGCACGTCGGCGCCGGTCAGCTGCTCCTCGTCCACAACAGGGCCTTTCACAGTCGGAGATCGGACAGTTGCTCGGCCAGGTCGCCGAGGAGGGCAGGGAGTCCGTCGATCAGATAGAAGTGACCGCCGGGGTATCGGCGGGCGCTGAAGCCGGCGGTGGTCTCCTTGGACCACCCGGTGAGCACGTCACCCGGAACCCGCTGATCCGTCTCACCGGCGAACGCCGAGATGGGACAGCCGAGCGCCCCTCGCGCGGCGGGGCGGTACGCCTCCAGCCAGGAGAGATCGCACCGCACCGCGGGGATCACCAGCTCCAGCAGGTCCGGCATGGCCAGCAACTGCTCCGATACGCCGCCCTGTTCGACCATCCAGTCCACCAGGCCGGCGTCGTCGAACCGTGACACCGCCGCCCTCGGGGCGGCGAGCGCGGGCGGCGGCGAGCCCGAGACCGAGAGGTGGACCGGTCCCGCTCCGGTGGCACCGAGCCGGTGCGCCAGTTCGAAGGCGAGCAGCGCGCCGTTGCTGTGCCCGAACAGGGCGTACGGCAGGCCCTGGTGGTCGGCCTCGACAGCCTTCGCCATCGCGTCGAGGTCGATCCCCAGAGGCTCCCGGATACGGTTCTCGCGACCCGGCAGCTGGACGGCGATCACGTCGATCCAGGCGGGCAGATTGCGCGCCCAGTCCCGGTAGGCCGAGGCGCCGCCGCCCGCGTGGGGCAGACAGTAGAGGGCGAGGCGGGCGTCCGGGCGCTGCCCGCCTCGCATCAGCCAGGGGCTTCCCGGCCTCGCGGATTCCTGCATGGTCATGGTGTCAGCCGCTTCATCGGTGTGGTTGCCGGGCCAAGGGACTGGTGAGTGCCGAGCCCCGGGGTCCGGTACCGGAGGTCCTCCGGGTTACGGTCCGCGCGGGGTACGACGATCTGAGGCGTCAGGCCGCGGGCCAGACGCGCTCCGCCTGGCGGTACAGGAGCTCGGCGGTCACCCCGCGCCGGGCCGCCAGTTCGGCGAGCAACGCCGCCTGCTGCACGGGTTCGGCGTCTGCCTCGTACTCGGATCCGGTGAGGTGCTTGAGCCAGGGCTCGAGACCCATCGCGTAGGCGTACACGTGCTCGGCACCGAGTTGCCCGGCCAGCCGGTCGGCCATCGCGGCATCGCTGCCCTTGAGACGGCGCTCCGCGTTGTGCTGGCGTGACAGCGGCTCGTCGAGCAGCGGCCCGTACAGCCACTTGAGCGGGGCGCCGACGCACTCAAGTCCGATGAAGAGCGCGTCGAGCCGGCCGACGACGTCCGAGATGTTGTCGTACAGCGCCGGCTCCACCGGGGTGATGTCGGTGGCGAACATGAAGGAGCGGCCGAGCGCCCGGACCAACGGCACGACCTTGGTGCGGATGTCCAGGTCGGCGTGTTCCCCGATGAAGGGCAGCGCCGTCACCTCGACGCGCTCCGCGACGCGGTGGCTCTCCAGCTCGCCCAGTTCCTGCACCCGCTCGAATCCGAGCGCCTGGAGCATCGTCTTCAGGCTCGGGTCGGGCAGCGAACCGCCGGACGCCCGCGGCACGAGGATGACGCCTACCCGCGACCGCAGTTGGAGCAGGGTCTCCAGGGAGAAGTGGTCGGAGTGGAAGTGGCTGATGACCACCGCGTCGATGAAGGGGGGCAGATCGGCGATGGTGAAGTGCTCGTGGCCGTCACCCTCGTAGCCGATCAGCGGATCCAGCAGCACCGCCGTGTCCTCGGTCTCGATGAGCACGGTGGCGTGATTGAAGTAGCGGACGCGGACCGTGTCGGGTGCGGTCCTCGCGTACGGCCGCGGCGCGTCCGCTGCGAAGAGCGCGGTGAACGCCTCCAGGTCGCTGACGCCGAGGCGCTCGGCGAGCGCGTCGACGTCCACCGGGGTGAGCCGGGCCGCGAAGAACTCGTCCCAATGGGGGGAGTCGAAGGGCACCGGCACGTCGAGGCGGTGCGGGCTGGGAAGGACCGGGCTCCCGTAGACGAAGGGCTGAGCGGTGGGCGCCGCGCTCAGCGACACGGTCTGGGCTTCGCGCTCGAAGGCCGGCGAGCGGTACATCAGCGATTCGAAGAAGCGGAAGGAGGGGCGGTGCGCGGTGTCGTACACCAGCTCCACCCGGCCGCGGAGCGACTCGGGTACCTGGGCGTACAGCGGCTCCATCGAACCGCCGACCGCCTTCTCCTTGAGAAGTGCCCGCAGTTCGTCGATGTCCTGCGCCAGCTGGAGCTTGGCGCTGCCTCCGGCGAGCATGGCGTCGAGGAGCTCCTTGACCTGCTCGACACCGGCGCCTTCCGGATTCAGGAAGGGGCCCCCGTACCGCGCGGGGTCGGACAGGACGGACTCATGCATATGAGGTGCCATCAGATATGCCTGGACGATCGGCAGAAGACGGTCCCTCAGGTTCAGTGCGCCTGTGTGCGGCGCCAGCAGATACGGCCAGGCGTACCAGCGGTGAAGGAGCGGCTGAGCCACCACAGACGGGCGGAGATACATTCCCCGGTTGGCCGACACGGTTCCCCCATGAAGTCTAAATCGATGCGGCACGCCAGTTCGCGGCATTGCGCACGCTCAACATGAAATCGGACAGACAGCAAGAAAGTGGGGCCACGATTGTGTATCGACGGCCCGGGAGAGGCGTAACTCGACCTCTCCGGCTGCAAGAAAGGCATTTCTACCACATGGTGAGTCCGCTGGTCTCGACGAATTTCCGCACGCGCCGCGGTCGACCCACCGATATGAAGCACTTCCATCTCCCCCTTACGTCAAGGGAGTTGGGTTGCGACGTGAATCACACCACAATGCGACCCGCGGCGGAATCCCGCGCATCCCGCGACTTTCGGAGATCACGGGTGATCACCGTTTTCTGCAGCCAGCGGTCGGTACCGTCGTAGCGGGCTGTGAAGGCGCGACGCCCATGGGCCGCGAGGTAGTTGTCGACGACCAGCAGCGTGCCCGCGTCGACCACCACGTCCTGCTGCACCCGCTCCAGCTCCGTCACCAGTTCCTTGAGCGCCAGTTCCGCCTCGGCATCATCCTCGACGCAGCGCATGAAGAACGGATCGATGCGCAGATACGGCGAGTCCGCGGCGCCGAAGAGCACGGCGACCGGTTCGGGGTCCTCCCGCATCGCGCGCATCCGCAGCAGCCCGGGGTCATCGGGCCGCTCGACGGCGAGCTGACGCAGATGCTCGTCGTCGGGAAGGATGTAGAAGCGCCGCTCGGACAGCACCCGGCGGGTGGGTTCCGACAGGTGCACGTCCCGAACGGATGCCAGGGTCGTCGGCACCCGGTCGTGATTACGTATGCCGAAAAGGGCAAGGTAGTCGCAGCGATAGGGATGGAAAGCGTCCTCGGTGTGCCATTCCAGCAGCACTTCACTGCCGTGGCCGCTTTGCTGTCCCTCTTCGCCGGCGATGGGCAGCACATTCTGAATCATGCGGCCGGACTGCAGTGTCGGCCAGCTGAAGACTTCGCCGAGGCACCTGCTGATCAGCGAGAGGAACCGCTCTTCGCGGCGGGTACGGCCGGCGGCCGCGGCCGCGGCCCAGTCGCGGGGCGTCGGGCCGACAGCGCTGTCGTCGACGCCGAACCCGTGCAGGAGGAAGGCGGCCGCCGAGTCATTGCGCCGAAAGTCCTCCAGGAATCTACGCAATCCGATCGGCACGCGTGCCACCAGCTCCCAGGCGTTGTCATGGAACACCTGATCCCCAGGATCGCTGTACTCGATATCAGGATCGGCCAACAGCTGCTCCAAGGAGCGTACCTCTTCGGCCGAGAGCTCGTAGTTCAGGATTCCGTGGTACTGACTCACTGGTATCTCCATTTCTCGTTCAGGGGCAGCAGCAGGAGCAAGAACGGAAGGCGGAGATCGGTCCGGTCCCTGCTTGCGCCTCTCAAGGCAGGTGCAATCACCGGCTATCGGGAACCGAGGTTCAGATCGAGCGTCATACAGCGGATACCGCCGCCCGCCTTCAGGAACTCGCCGATCAAACTGATCACCACCGTGTATCCACGGTCCTTCAGTTCAGCGGCCAGGGCGTCGGAGCAGGCGGACATCACGATGTTCTTCCCGATGACGACGGAGTTGGCGCTGAAGTCCATGGCCTCCTCCTCGCTCACGACCAGAGGATCCGGGACCAGGTCGAGCACCCTCTTCCTGCTCTCTTCGTCCCAGGCCGAAGGCGCCATGATCGCGGTGCGCGAGTCGAGGGGGCAGAACGACATGTCCAGGTGGTACAGGCGCGGGTCGCACAGCTTGATGCTCACGACCTCGCTCTCGAAGACCTCGGCCATGTGCGCGTGAGCGGAGCGCGTGGTCCGGAAGCCATGGCCCGCCACCAGTGCGTCGGCGAAGGCGAGCACATCGCCGCCCTCGAGGAACGTCTCGGCGTCCGCCAGCGGTTCGAGCTCGGTGAATCCGTTCGCGGTCAGCCAGGCGGCCCCGTATGCCGCCTCGGCGCGCCGTTCCTCATGGCGGAACTTCGCCCGCAGAAACCGGCCGCCGCGCACCACGGCGATGTCCGCCGGGAAGACCATGTCACTCAAGCCCTCGACGGAATCCTGGGCGAACGTCTGGGCGCCACAGCGTTCCATGGCTTCGCGAAGGCCGTCCCACTCCGAAAAACTGCGCTCGCGGTCGGGCCGGTTCTCCCGGTTCATCCACGGGTTGATTTCGAAGGTCACGTCGAAGTGCGAGGGCCGGCTGAGCAAGAACCTTCGCCCGGACCCGACCCGCGCCGACCCGGAGTCCGCTGCGACGAAGGTGCTTTTCTCGGCATTCTGCATCAGGACTGAGCTGCTTTCTCTCGATGAGTGTGCGTCGTGGTCGTGGTCGTGGTCGTGGCGTGCCGCCGCCTTGCCGCGCCATCGGCCCGGCCGACGATCAGGACGCGGCGGTCAGGGGCGCGGCGGTCGTCAAGGGGCGGCGGTCAACGGGGCGTCCGGGGCAGCCAAGAGCTCGGTGAGCAGCTCCCGCAGCCGCTCGCCCAGCTGCGTGGCGCGTTCGCGGGTGAACAGGTCGCGGCGGTGGCCGACCCACACCTCGGCACGCTCGGGCGAACCCGGCGGCGGGATCAGGAAACCGAACGACAGGTCGAAGTCCGAGACCTGGTCGTCCGCCGGCAGATGGCGCACGTCCTCTCCGCCGTCGGTAGGGGCCATCCCGGCATC encodes the following:
- a CDS encoding condensation domain-containing protein; this translates as MDALREARQVSFDLGRPALLEIRLFQGTRGGDLLTVTAHHLVYDGASVEVLLTDLFTAYDQVVAGEPAELPPLSYDYRDWIAEEHAWLDSEEAREQEEFWRERLAGVEQYGDLVDGARRGTRRGQAGVARRTVPAAVLDGAMGTAFAVAVTAFTALVHRATGSRDLVVGFPASLRRHADADPLIGYLANAVPLRLEFEPQTDLGGLLEHVQDRVFEAYEQSRLPFDVLAERMALPGGPGRSLLLDLGVSWENASMRAETYVVEDVLPDRLPANSDLWLYASRRGDLLRLDLTYDDCLVTAEEAEEFADQLVQLLREVSTSPATPVSRERASEEVGLGATHYDF
- a CDS encoding thioesterase II family protein, with product MTMQESARPGSPWLMRGGQRPDARLALYCLPHAGGGASAYRDWARNLPAWIDVIAVQLPGRENRIREPLGIDLDAMAKAVEADHQGLPYALFGHSNGALLAFELAHRLGATGAGPVHLSVSGSPPPALAAPRAAVSRFDDAGLVDWMVEQGGVSEQLLAMPDLLELVIPAVRCDLSWLEAYRPAARGALGCPISAFAGETDQRVPGDVLTGWSKETTAGFSARRYPGGHFYLIDGLPALLGDLAEQLSDLRL
- a CDS encoding cytochrome P450; protein product: MTRPIVDLTDPDRFVRQEHHAMLAWLRENDPVHWHETGQDGAGFWALTGYEDISQVYLDHTGFSSESGPMLGGSFRSEKDPSAGLMMVATDLPRHRMIRQQLHWAFSQDMLRKVAEQVTRLVTAALERALADGGCDFSTDVATELPAGAVMAITGVSYQDAHELIGMTRRMIGFRDPHFGDPAEDERLVLAMTQADIFEFFAEVLRARRKNPGPDLVSRLLKAEMNGRAWTEDEILYNCMNIAVGGNETSSYTACSGLEALIGHPGQYAELRQEPRLLDSAVNEILRWSSTNLYVRRGALRDVEIGGRMIRSGDVVTLWNASANRDAKQFTDPETFDLARTPNRHLSYGAGLHRCIGAMLAQTELSVLFRALADLPVTAALSGPVQRLRSNFINGTVSLPVTFHGLGGTGGRSR
- a CDS encoding non-ribosomal peptide synthetase, translated to MNELFRETVLRHGDRPAVRDDRTNLSYRELDRASDALAARLRGAGVRRGDRVAYHLERGVQVFVTLLAVLKTGAAYVPVDTRYPDARRDLMITRSKPALVVTDSPDSGHLAGLGVKSIHLADLPDAAAETDPPSGPQEPVGASDPAALLFTSGSSGTPKAVVLTHGNLHQFACDDTLPRLGPEDRVGHVSSLSFDAFHYETWCAFAGGAEIVVLPTMPDLVGRDIQRELRRHRISAMLVPTMAFNHVVREDRDAFSPLRILCTGGDVILPQACRDLLAGSFSGRLFNLYGPTEATTACAAYEVRELAPDAGSVPIGRPLRGATLRVLDVSSRAEVEPGEPGELYVAGSGVALGYLDQPELTDERFPYDPFAADGSRMYATGDLVRLDAEGRLHYLGRTDDQVKIRGYRVEPREVERTLARHGDVREVAVLPVGEGEDRHLVGLVVADGPVSLSALREHAEAALPDFMVPSALIRVPEIPATAHGKRDLDQLRHVVAEHQRRDAAYIAPRDEEERYLAGIWQELLAVERAGATDDFFELGGNSLLSFRLLRRVSKELGVTLSSREVLTTSRLETLAALIRDRKEAVRP
- a CDS encoding amino acid adenylation domain-containing protein; the protein is MKGPVVDEEQLTGADVRQVGQEQQVSAGPAAESPLDRRPGPDGGDARAELRVTVERAAAERLTALAAECGGSPLAVTAAVVRVLLARLSGQADVALGVMAGGPTSRQVVRRTVDGDRTLRELVHAEVSALASTDGPAADQGAEHHLVLDVAVRQDPSGAHGAPGDLAIAVGRPRPDGTLEISASYRTDVLQERAVRRVLDHLGLLLASLAADPDQPVRAYRSLPPEQHAELLALGSGGDSGFAADGNLLALVEAQAARHPQAPAVRCGEQTLTYAELDAAAEALARRIAAAGPLGPDRVVAFACVRSEMMVVTLLAILKTGSAFLPLDPEQPDHRLAGLIRDSGAVVVVTDGIPGNALAETGVPVVAARTSSTAQGDAPAFPAAGPRDLAYVVYTSGSTGTPKGVMVEHRGIVNTVLFRIGYYGLGPDSRVLQVDPLHADAGISDVFTALAAGAPLVVITRDQLLDPDEVAAVIQREGITHAQMVPSLYQLLLDYAGPALRSVRQVVLGGERITEALAARHARLLPGSDLFNEYGPSEDSVLSTLHRLVPGEETVPIGRPLPDRWADVLDEDGRLVPLGAPGELCVGGVGLARGYLGSPELTARRFVAHPERDGARMYRTGDLARWLPDGTLCYLGRIDDQVKIRGNRVEPGETAAVLELAPEVRACAVVAAPGASGEPRLVAYVVGGAAHSDLRAFAAERLPAFMVPEAFVTVDALPLSPSGKLDRRALPDAPVFDAPASDAPAVDATWTETEQRVARLWSELLGKPVTELDADLFSLGGHSLVAARIAQELGVAVKTVFARPTVRAVARAVADDAVRTPRRPSEPAVPVVEVGQGAGPGAGAAGPLSRAQRRVWLTSRRQTPGAFIISDLVHTGRSIDADALRTALDAVVARQSMLRACVRSQGASAELVVLDHLPDGPPLSVVALPDADPRGPR
- a CDS encoding MBL fold metallo-hydrolase; its protein translation is MPRTGVPHRFRLHGGTVSANRGMYLRPSVVAQPLLHRWYAWPYLLAPHTGALNLRDRLLPIVQAYLMAPHMHESVLSDPARYGGPFLNPEGAGVEQVKELLDAMLAGGSAKLQLAQDIDELRALLKEKAVGGSMEPLYAQVPESLRGRVELVYDTAHRPSFRFFESLMYRSPAFEREAQTVSLSAAPTAQPFVYGSPVLPSPHRLDVPVPFDSPHWDEFFAARLTPVDVDALAERLGVSDLEAFTALFAADAPRPYARTAPDTVRVRYFNHATVLIETEDTAVLLDPLIGYEGDGHEHFTIADLPPFIDAVVISHFHSDHFSLETLLQLRSRVGVILVPRASGGSLPDPSLKTMLQALGFERVQELGELESHRVAERVEVTALPFIGEHADLDIRTKVVPLVRALGRSFMFATDITPVEPALYDNISDVVGRLDALFIGLECVGAPLKWLYGPLLDEPLSRQHNAERRLKGSDAAMADRLAGQLGAEHVYAYAMGLEPWLKHLTGSEYEADAEPVQQAALLAELAARRGVTAELLYRQAERVWPAA
- a CDS encoding dimethylarginine dimethylaminohydrolase family protein — translated: MTFEINPWMNRENRPDRERSFSEWDGLREAMERCGAQTFAQDSVEGLSDMVFPADIAVVRGGRFLRAKFRHEERRAEAAYGAAWLTANGFTELEPLADAETFLEGGDVLAFADALVAGHGFRTTRSAHAHMAEVFESEVVSIKLCDPRLYHLDMSFCPLDSRTAIMAPSAWDEESRKRVLDLVPDPLVVSEEEAMDFSANSVVIGKNIVMSACSDALAAELKDRGYTVVISLIGEFLKAGGGIRCMTLDLNLGSR
- the gntD gene encoding guanitoxin biosynthesis L-enduracididine beta-hydroxylase GntD, whose protein sequence is MSQYHGILNYELSAEEVRSLEQLLADPDIEYSDPGDQVFHDNAWELVARVPIGLRRFLEDFRRNDSAAAFLLHGFGVDDSAVGPTPRDWAAAAAAGRTRREERFLSLISRCLGEVFSWPTLQSGRMIQNVLPIAGEEGQQSGHGSEVLLEWHTEDAFHPYRCDYLALFGIRNHDRVPTTLASVRDVHLSEPTRRVLSERRFYILPDDEHLRQLAVERPDDPGLLRMRAMREDPEPVAVLFGAADSPYLRIDPFFMRCVEDDAEAELALKELVTELERVQQDVVVDAGTLLVVDNYLAAHGRRAFTARYDGTDRWLQKTVITRDLRKSRDARDSAAGRIVV